The Nitrosomonas sp. sh817 genome includes a window with the following:
- the guaB gene encoding IMP dehydrogenase: protein MQLIQKALTFDDVLLIPAHSTVLPRDVSLATQLTRTITLDIPVVSAAMDTVTEAPLAIALAQEGGIGIIHKNMSIEAQAAHVAQVKRFESGVVKDPVTIHPNMTVREVLELIRRHKISGLPVVNGNKVVGIVTNRDLRFETNLDQAIKHIMTPKKRLVTVKEDTPRDAVLALLHRHRLERVLVVNDQFELCGLITVKDIIKTSEYPLACKDEQGQLRVGAAVGVGEGSEERALALAEAGVDVIVVDTAHGHSQSVLDRVAWVKKNLPSVQVIGGNVATAAAARALVDHGADAVKVGIGPGSICTTRIVAGVGIPQITAIHDVSEALKGSGVPMIADGGIRYSGDIAKALAAGANSVMLGGLFAGTTEAPGEIELFQGRSYKSYRGMGSLSAMQQGSSDRYFQDKEQKNNDKLVPEGVEGRVPFKGNMSAVIHQLMGGVRSSMGYLGCESIAAMHERAEFVEITSAGIRESHVHDVQITKEAPNYHVK from the coding sequence ATGCAATTGATTCAAAAAGCGCTTACCTTTGATGATGTTCTGTTGATTCCAGCCCATTCGACGGTTTTACCTCGTGATGTCAGTCTGGCGACGCAATTGACCCGCACTATCACGCTGGATATTCCGGTAGTATCCGCCGCCATGGATACCGTTACCGAGGCGCCGCTGGCGATCGCTCTGGCGCAGGAAGGCGGTATCGGCATCATTCATAAAAATATGTCGATCGAGGCTCAAGCGGCGCATGTGGCGCAAGTCAAGCGGTTCGAGAGCGGCGTCGTGAAAGATCCGGTTACGATTCATCCGAATATGACCGTGCGTGAAGTGCTTGAACTGATCCGGCGGCACAAAATCTCCGGATTGCCGGTTGTCAATGGAAATAAGGTTGTCGGCATCGTGACTAACCGTGACTTGCGCTTTGAAACCAATTTGGACCAAGCGATCAAGCACATCATGACGCCCAAGAAGCGGCTGGTTACGGTCAAGGAAGACACGCCGCGCGATGCGGTATTGGCGTTGCTGCATCGGCACCGCCTGGAACGGGTGCTGGTGGTCAACGATCAGTTCGAGTTATGCGGATTGATAACGGTTAAAGACATCATTAAAACTTCGGAATATCCACTGGCGTGTAAGGATGAACAGGGGCAACTGCGTGTCGGCGCCGCGGTCGGCGTCGGTGAAGGCAGTGAAGAACGTGCGCTGGCGCTGGCGGAAGCAGGGGTCGATGTGATTGTAGTCGATACCGCGCATGGTCATTCGCAAAGCGTGCTCGACCGGGTGGCTTGGGTCAAAAAAAATCTGCCGTCGGTGCAAGTGATCGGCGGGAATGTGGCCACGGCAGCCGCTGCCAGAGCGCTGGTCGATCATGGCGCGGATGCGGTGAAAGTCGGCATCGGTCCCGGTTCGATTTGCACCACACGTATTGTCGCCGGAGTCGGTATTCCGCAAATCACCGCTATCCATGACGTTTCCGAAGCATTAAAAGGATCCGGCGTGCCGATGATCGCCGACGGCGGCATCCGCTATTCCGGAGATATCGCCAAAGCGCTGGCGGCTGGCGCTAATTCCGTAATGCTCGGCGGTTTGTTTGCTGGAACGACAGAGGCACCGGGCGAGATCGAATTGTTTCAAGGACGTTCGTACAAAAGCTATCGTGGCATGGGGTCGTTGTCTGCGATGCAGCAAGGTTCCAGCGATCGTTATTTCCAGGACAAGGAACAAAAGAATAACGACAAGTTGGTTCCCGAAGGCGTGGAAGGCCGGGTGCCGTTCAAGGGCAATATGTCGGCTGTGATCCATCAATTGATGGGCGGCGTGCGCTCCAGCATGGGATATCTGGGTTGCGAATCGATTGCCGCTATGCACGAACGCGCCGAATTTGTGGAAATTACTTCCGCCGGTATCCGCGAATCGCACGTGCACGACGTGCAGATCACCAAAGAAGCACCGAATTATCACGTCAAATAA
- a CDS encoding DUF4124 domain-containing protein, producing MKVFAWLGFIILLNASTASAQIYKWIDEHGKTQYTDRPPPPDVKAEGKRLNIKSSPVAGGHGPTKDVSDQREEFDKRRQERREEDAKLQAKSEENKKKCIEAQTQLRMYADSPRLTIPDGAGGVVYVDDDLRQRKIDDANKAIKKYCN from the coding sequence ATGAAAGTTTTCGCGTGGTTAGGATTTATAATATTGTTAAATGCCTCGACCGCCAGCGCGCAAATTTATAAATGGATCGATGAACACGGCAAAACGCAATATACCGACCGGCCGCCGCCGCCCGACGTGAAAGCTGAAGGTAAACGTTTGAATATCAAATCTTCACCGGTTGCCGGCGGGCATGGCCCAACCAAAGATGTATCCGATCAAAGAGAAGAATTTGACAAGCGCCGGCAAGAGCGGCGGGAAGAAGACGCCAAGCTGCAAGCCAAGTCTGAAGAAAACAAAAAGAAGTGCATTGAAGCCCAAACGCAACTCAGAATGTACGCGGATTCCCCCCGTTTGACGATCCCCGATGGCGCCGGCGGCGTTGTTTATGTCGATGATGATCTGCGGCAAAGAAAAATTGACGATGCCAACAAAGCAATCAAAAAGTATTGTAACTAA
- the tnpA gene encoding IS200/IS605 family transposase, with the protein MDYRYGSHTVYQIEYHFVWVTKYRYKILKGEVAERVRELVRQTCEAFEMRIVQGVVSKDHVHILVSCPPEMAPSEIMRRLKGRTSSYLFEEFPHLKKRYWGRHFWARGYFCVTVGQMTEEMIKQYLEHHFEPNPNDNFKMEPE; encoded by the coding sequence ATGGATTATAGATATGGAAGTCATACGGTTTATCAGATTGAATATCATTTTGTATGGGTAACGAAGTATAGATATAAGATTCTGAAGGGAGAAGTAGCAGAACGAGTACGAGAGTTGGTTCGTCAGACGTGTGAAGCATTTGAAATGAGAATTGTACAGGGTGTAGTAAGTAAGGATCATGTGCATATTCTGGTGAGTTGTCCGCCGGAGATGGCTCCGAGTGAGATCATGAGGCGGCTAAAAGGACGAACATCGAGCTATCTGTTTGAAGAATTTCCTCACTTGAAGAAGCGGTACTGGGGAAGGCATTTTTGGGCGCGAGGGTATTTCTGCGTGACAGTAGGTCAGATGACAGAAGAGATGATCAAACAATACTTGGAGCATCATTTTGAGCCAAATCCAAACGACAATTTTAAAATGGAGCCGGAATAA